The following coding sequences lie in one Paenibacillus durus ATCC 35681 genomic window:
- the qoxC gene encoding cytochrome aa3 quinol oxidase subunit III gives MKVDTSKPLEYGTHENSNRIFGFWVFLGAEIALFATLFTVFFVLVNRFADGPSGSELFEIGPVLIETFLLLTSSFTIGLAVHAMRHQYKRAMLVFFGITLLMGLGFLGIEITEFVTYVHEGATLQTSAFLSSLFVLLGTHGAHVTFGFLWGAAIMIQLMRRGINPATANKSFIFSLYWHFLDVVWIFIFSFVYLKGLM, from the coding sequence ATGAAAGTAGATACCTCCAAACCGCTTGAGTATGGCACACACGAGAACAGCAACCGCATATTCGGCTTCTGGGTCTTCCTGGGAGCGGAAATTGCGCTGTTCGCCACACTGTTTACCGTATTCTTCGTTCTGGTGAACCGTTTTGCGGACGGTCCCAGCGGAAGCGAGCTGTTCGAGATCGGCCCGGTGCTGATTGAGACGTTCCTGCTGCTCACCAGTTCCTTTACGATCGGCCTGGCCGTTCACGCCATGCGCCATCAATACAAGCGAGCCATGCTCGTCTTCTTCGGCATCACACTGCTGATGGGCCTCGGCTTCCTTGGCATCGAAATTACGGAGTTTGTGACTTACGTGCACGAGGGAGCGACGCTTCAAACGAGCGCGTTCCTGTCCAGTCTGTTCGTACTGCTCGGCACTCACGGCGCCCACGTTACCTTCGGTTTCCTGTGGGGCGCGGCGATTATGATCCAGCTCATGCGGAGAGGAATCAACCCGGCCACGGCCAATAAATCATTCATCTTCTCGCTGTACTGGCACTTCTTGGACGTTGTCTGGATTTTCATCTTCAGCTTCGTCTATCTGAAAGGACTGATGTGA
- the qoxB gene encoding cytochrome aa3 quinol oxidase subunit I produces MNFDLEKFKVHGEPLIYGAMISIALVSIGIVVGLTVFRKWGWLWREWLTTVDHKRIGVMYILAALLMLFRGGIDALMMRLQTAAPDMKFLDAQHYNEVFTTHGLIMILFMAMPFIIGLMNVVVPLQIGARDVAFPRLNAVSFWLFFFGAMLLNISFVIGGSPDAGWSAYFPLASLEFSPTVGNNYYSLALQISGIGTLMTGVNFIVTILKMRAPGMKLMRMPMFTWSVLITNVIIVFAFPVLTVALALMMFDRLFGSQFFTMANGGMDMLWANLFWVWGHPEVYIVILPAFGIYSEIIATFSKKNLYGYTSMVASMLIISLLSFLVWAHHFYTMGQGVMVNGFFSITTMAIAVPTGVKIFNWLFTLRKGRISFTTPMLYSLAFIPIFTIGGVTGVMLAMASADYQYHNTMFLVAHFHYVLIPGAVFAVIAGFHYWFPKVFGFRLNERLGKHAFWWIIISFNVAFFPLFILGLKGMTRRMYTYSAETGFGPLNMISFAGALGLAIGFVILVYNIYWSTRYMPRDENGDPWDARTLEWATHSPIPEYNFAVVPKVKSRDPFWAMKHDKQPLFEDPITKIHMPSNTGKPFVLGVVFFFLGFFLVFSMWIPAIVAGIGVLIVLAAMSFERDHGFYIPADKVITTEQKLGGGTV; encoded by the coding sequence ATGAATTTTGATTTGGAAAAATTCAAGGTTCACGGCGAACCCCTGATCTACGGGGCCATGATCAGCATTGCCCTCGTCTCGATTGGGATTGTCGTGGGTTTAACCGTGTTTAGAAAATGGGGATGGCTGTGGCGGGAATGGCTAACCACCGTGGATCACAAGCGGATCGGCGTCATGTACATTCTGGCCGCCCTGCTCATGCTCTTCCGCGGAGGCATCGACGCATTGATGATGCGTCTGCAAACCGCCGCGCCGGACATGAAATTTCTCGACGCGCAGCATTACAATGAGGTCTTTACGACCCACGGTCTCATTATGATTCTGTTCATGGCTATGCCTTTTATTATCGGTCTTATGAACGTCGTTGTGCCGCTGCAAATCGGCGCGCGCGACGTCGCCTTCCCGCGTCTTAACGCGGTCAGCTTCTGGCTCTTTTTCTTCGGAGCCATGCTGCTCAATATTTCGTTCGTCATCGGCGGGTCGCCGGATGCCGGCTGGTCCGCCTACTTCCCGCTGGCGAGTCTGGAGTTCAGCCCGACGGTCGGCAATAACTACTACTCGCTGGCGCTGCAGATTTCCGGTATCGGTACGCTGATGACAGGCGTCAACTTTATCGTAACAATTCTGAAGATGCGCGCGCCGGGCATGAAGCTGATGCGCATGCCGATGTTTACCTGGTCCGTACTGATTACGAACGTTATCATCGTCTTCGCCTTCCCGGTTCTGACCGTGGCGCTGGCGCTGATGATGTTCGACCGCTTGTTCGGCTCCCAGTTCTTCACCATGGCCAACGGCGGCATGGATATGCTCTGGGCCAACCTGTTCTGGGTATGGGGCCATCCGGAGGTTTATATCGTTATTTTGCCGGCCTTCGGTATTTACAGTGAAATTATCGCAACCTTTTCCAAGAAAAATCTGTACGGCTACACCTCGATGGTGGCCAGTATGCTGATTATCTCCCTGCTGTCCTTTCTCGTCTGGGCGCATCACTTCTACACGATGGGTCAAGGCGTAATGGTCAACGGCTTCTTCTCGATTACGACGATGGCCATTGCCGTGCCGACCGGGGTCAAGATATTCAACTGGCTGTTCACCCTGCGAAAAGGCCGGATCAGCTTCACGACGCCGATGCTCTACTCGCTCGCTTTCATTCCAATCTTCACGATCGGCGGCGTTACCGGCGTCATGCTGGCCATGGCCAGCGCCGACTATCAGTACCATAACACAATGTTCCTGGTCGCGCATTTCCACTACGTTCTGATTCCGGGCGCCGTATTCGCCGTTATCGCGGGCTTCCACTACTGGTTCCCTAAAGTGTTCGGCTTCCGCCTGAATGAACGTCTCGGAAAGCATGCTTTCTGGTGGATCATCATTTCCTTTAACGTGGCGTTCTTCCCGCTGTTCATTCTCGGCCTCAAAGGCATGACCCGCCGGATGTACACCTATTCCGCGGAAACAGGCTTCGGTCCGCTTAACATGATCTCGTTCGCCGGCGCGCTCGGGCTTGCAATCGGCTTCGTCATTCTCGTGTATAACATTTACTGGAGTACACGCTATATGCCGCGCGACGAGAACGGCGATCCTTGGGATGCCCGCACGCTCGAATGGGCGACCCATAGCCCGATCCCGGAATACAACTTCGCGGTTGTTCCGAAGGTCAAATCGCGCGATCCTTTCTGGGCCATGAAGCACGACAAGCAGCCGCTGTTCGAAGATCCGATCACGAAGATTCATATGCCGAGCAATACGGGCAAACCGTTTGTCCTTGGCGTCGTCTTCTTCTTCCTTGGATTCTTCCTGGTATTCAGCATGTGGATTCCGGCGATTGTTGCCGGCATTGGCGTTCTGATTGTCCTGGCGGCGATGTCCTTCGAGCGCGACCACGGCTTCTATATTCCTGCTGATAAAGTCATCACGACAGAACAGAAACTGGGGGGTGGAACGGTATGA
- the qoxA gene encoding cytochrome aa3 quinol oxidase subunit II — MNKKGPLYAMFFSLFLLLPGCSSLTVLNPQGPAAKTLSDTIILSILVMLGVLAVVYILYIIMLVKYRAKKSNEGYIPPHEEGNIWLEATWIAIPIIIVAFLSVVTVKTTHAVENVPADYKDQKPLVIYASSSNWKWHFSYPEEGIETVNYVNFPVNRPVEFRLYSFGPITSFWIPQLAGQKYAMSDMTTYLNLVAETQGDFLGRNTNFSGKGYAQMEFTATSMSSDDYDKWVKDVKSTASQLTEDKFKSLLAAAHVGRETFSSTHLTFSPPPAEHSEHMDMDHSNMDHSNMEMSTDEHSHQSN; from the coding sequence ATGAACAAAAAAGGGCCGTTATACGCAATGTTTTTCAGCCTTTTCCTGCTGCTGCCCGGATGCAGTTCGCTTACCGTTCTGAATCCGCAGGGTCCGGCGGCAAAAACGCTGTCCGACACGATCATCCTGTCGATTCTGGTGATGCTCGGCGTCCTGGCCGTGGTCTACATTCTCTACATTATCATGTTGGTGAAGTACCGTGCAAAAAAAAGCAACGAAGGGTATATTCCTCCGCATGAAGAAGGAAATATATGGCTGGAAGCAACCTGGATCGCTATTCCGATCATCATCGTCGCCTTCCTGTCGGTAGTAACCGTCAAGACGACGCACGCGGTGGAGAACGTTCCGGCAGACTACAAGGATCAGAAGCCGCTGGTCATTTACGCATCGTCCTCCAACTGGAAGTGGCATTTCAGCTATCCTGAGGAAGGCATTGAAACGGTAAACTACGTGAACTTCCCTGTAAATCGTCCGGTTGAATTCAGACTGTACTCTTTCGGACCGATTACCAGTTTCTGGATTCCGCAGCTCGCCGGACAAAAGTACGCGATGAGCGATATGACCACTTATCTGAATCTCGTTGCGGAAACTCAGGGCGATTTTCTCGGAAGAAATACGAACTTCAGCGGCAAGGGCTATGCGCAAATGGAGTTCACAGCAACCTCGATGAGCAGCGACGACTATGACAAATGGGTAAAAGACGTCAAGAGTACCGCTTCTCAGCTTACGGAAGACAAGTTCAAATCGCTGCTGGCTGCGGCCCATGTAGGACGCGAAACGTTCTCGTCCACACATCTGACCTTCAGTCCTCCTCCGGCAGAACACAGCGAGCATATGGATATGGATCACAGCAATATGGATCACAGCAATATGGAAATGAGTACTGATGAACATTCGCACCAGAGCAACTAA
- a CDS encoding polysaccharide deacetylase, whose product MSIKKILLCVIVCFLALGAVPAVHAEESGEMKLGINDSVTDIRAVFVGYTFYVPVRELADELKLSLGGTPEDLMLSGDRGRIRILKEGKGIAGDGTEISLTVFKRGGKLMIPLKIASVLGYSVSYKPERHLLRITDGSQVLDDGAFAEKFKEKLKPEEPPKPAPSPSPAKPESSKPAPNPPKTGVSGKVVYLTFDDGPSATTGQLLNILDKHGAKATFFMLGPNIERYSSQVKRMAKSEHGLGLHGITHVKSKFYASPAAALKEMNQDNADLEAVSGRTTKLIRPPYGSKPYFTKAFRDKVLGSGYHLWDWNVDSLDWKYKTASDSIYNNVVSQVNKLDKYGVSPVILMHDQKATLQVLPRILDYLHKKGYQYEIITSDLKPLNFWHDAR is encoded by the coding sequence TTGTCAATCAAAAAAATACTGCTATGCGTTATTGTATGCTTCCTTGCATTGGGCGCAGTACCGGCTGTGCACGCCGAGGAAAGCGGCGAAATGAAGTTGGGGATTAATGACAGCGTTACGGATATCCGCGCTGTGTTCGTGGGGTATACCTTTTATGTGCCGGTGCGTGAACTTGCGGACGAATTGAAGCTCAGCCTTGGGGGAACGCCGGAGGACTTGATGCTTTCGGGTGACAGAGGAAGGATTAGAATTTTGAAGGAAGGAAAGGGAATTGCGGGAGACGGGACGGAAATCAGCCTGACCGTCTTTAAGCGTGGCGGCAAGCTGATGATTCCTCTGAAAATCGCCTCGGTGCTGGGCTATTCCGTGTCCTATAAGCCGGAACGGCATTTGCTGCGGATTACGGACGGTTCTCAGGTGCTGGATGACGGTGCGTTTGCCGAGAAGTTCAAGGAGAAGCTGAAACCGGAGGAGCCGCCCAAGCCGGCACCCAGCCCGTCTCCGGCTAAGCCTGAATCTTCCAAGCCGGCCCCGAATCCGCCCAAAACGGGCGTATCCGGGAAGGTCGTCTATTTGACCTTCGACGACGGACCGTCGGCAACCACCGGTCAACTGCTGAATATACTTGACAAGCACGGAGCGAAGGCGACTTTTTTCATGCTGGGACCAAACATCGAGCGTTACTCTAGCCAGGTGAAGCGGATGGCCAAATCGGAGCATGGCCTTGGGCTGCATGGCATAACCCATGTGAAGAGCAAATTTTACGCATCTCCGGCGGCGGCGCTGAAGGAAATGAACCAGGACAACGCCGATCTTGAAGCGGTCTCCGGACGCACCACCAAGCTGATCCGCCCGCCGTATGGCAGCAAGCCGTATTTTACGAAAGCTTTTAGAGATAAAGTGCTGGGCAGCGGATACCATCTTTGGGACTGGAACGTTGATTCCTTGGACTGGAAATATAAGACCGCCAGCGATTCGATCTATAACAATGTGGTCAGCCAGGTAAACAAACTGGACAAGTACGGCGTTAGTCCCGTCATTCTGATGCACGACCAGAAAGCGACGCTTCAGGTGCTGCCCCGCATTTTGGATTATCTCCACAAGAAAGGGTATCAATACGAAATCATAACATCCGATCTTAAGCCGCTGAACTTCTGGCATGATGCGCGGTGA
- a CDS encoding GntR family transcriptional regulator: MFELDVRSRKPIYEQLTDKIKEMILYSILQPDEQLPSVRTLSAQLTVNPNTIQKAYRELEREGYIYSRAGKGSFVSPAQQGMNAAKRAEVREELLRLMAEAVYLGFTAAEISELFKLALEKKGEGDQT; the protein is encoded by the coding sequence GTGTTTGAACTGGATGTTCGCAGCCGCAAGCCGATTTATGAACAGCTGACGGATAAGATCAAAGAGATGATTCTGTACAGTATTTTGCAGCCTGACGAGCAGCTGCCCTCTGTGCGGACTTTGTCGGCGCAGCTTACCGTGAATCCCAATACGATTCAGAAGGCTTACCGGGAGCTGGAGCGGGAAGGCTACATTTATTCACGGGCGGGAAAGGGCAGCTTTGTCTCCCCGGCGCAGCAGGGAATGAATGCGGCCAAAAGGGCGGAAGTGCGCGAGGAACTGCTGCGGCTGATGGCGGAAGCTGTGTACCTTGGCTTTACGGCAGCGGAAATTAGCGAGCTGTTCAAGCTGGCTTTGGAGAAAAAAGGGGAGGGGGATCAGACATGA